From the Trifolium pratense cultivar HEN17-A07 linkage group LG4, ARS_RC_1.1, whole genome shotgun sequence genome, the window CGAAGCACAAGTCTTCAAATTCCTCTTGtgctgaaaaaaaaaaaaaaaaaaaaaaagaaatgcaaGTGTGATAATcttgaataaaaatttattatgaaaataaaatcagAGAGATTGGTTGTTGCGAAAAGTGGAAACTGACTGTAAGTTCTTCCAAGAGCCGCGAAAAGAAGATCTCGCCCTACACCGATGGTAGGCATGGTGTTGTTCTGGTCGTCGAGATAGGCAGTGGCGATTCCAGTAATATTAGAGAGCCTAGGCAAAATTTTGGAGGGAATTTTATCAACCAAATTTCTAGatacaataatatttaaaagacAAAGTTGTTTCTGcaattcaaaaacatatttaaattacattagtacttctctttttatgcaaaagaaaatattctTCACAATATACACTTGTAGTATGCCTATTGTAAGGCTTGGTCAATTATGAAATCAACATAATATAATGTAATTTCCCCTAATGAAAGAAATCCATAACAAACAACTGTGAGAAAGAAACTGATATCTGATCAACGAGACTACATTTCAAACTGAATACAAATATCACAAGACTATCTTATTCTTATTTAATATTGTGTATAAGATCAAACTGAGATCAAGAATACAAGGTTTGTCATCAgcttataaaagaaagaaagtgctTCATCAACAAAGGTGATTTTGATCCATCAAAGTGAACACAACACAAATGTCCACAATTAAACAAAGTTTTAGTTGCAGTTACGATGACAATAATATCACAAAGTAGAAAATCACAAAGTTAGTTTACAACAAGAGGCATCATGAAATCAAATAGTTTTTAGAACAAAAACCCTTCATTCTCACtattttagaacaaaaacactattgcagaaccaaccaaaactacttatttatataaccaaaacagcttatttatataatcacttaacaatcaaaacagcttaataaatttaaaattcaaaacaacaccaaatcatcaaacaaagattctagATTGAAAAGGttaggttgttaaaaattaattgcagTATGTTAGTTTGCTTACCTGAAACGAGACGAAGAGAAAGACTGAGTGCGGTGCGGTGTGGTGCGGCGCGGTGAGCTGAGCAGTGGTGCGGCTGCGGCGGAAGATTGAACGGCGTTACGGCGAGGTGAGGGAGAGAGATTGAGAGCAGTGAGAGAGGGATTGAGAGCGGCGGCCGGTGGCGGTGGGTGAGAGAGGAACAGCGATTTTGAGAGAGAGGGATCGAGAAAGAGAAAGCAAATTCTAACTCttcctttttctgtttttgttttcatttaaaaaaaaaaaaaaaaaaaaaaaaaatatataagaaggGCAGCCCAGGCACGTGCCAGGCATGCCCGGCAGTATACTCGCCACTGGAGATAGGTGCTTTCAGAATTCCAATTTTGTGAGAAGCTGTAACTTCGCCGAGCTTTTGTTTGCCGTTAGTTTCCTTGTCAGCCCATGATAAAAAGACCAGTATTTATTATAAGCCCAATcctcaggaaaaaaaaaaaaaaaaaagagatttttcttttattttctttttttgttgagcAAAAGACGGAGGGAAGTTTGCCGCTTTCTTAGAGGTGTATTGGATTATGATTTCgtaagatttaaaaaaaaatattatgataaaatatcttgtgatattcaatcaagacttttataaaaatcaaataaatcttatggtattcaattaagatttgATTCATGTTTAGTTTGATCGGAGTTAACAGATGAGGGGGTATTTGATTGATGTTTTGTAGTTTCATGggagtatttgcctatttccaaatttcattggggtatttgacgaatttttaaattttagagGGTATTTGATAGTTTACTCATTTCACTATAGGATGTCATTTGTTATGAATCGTTCAATAAAATTTCTTCAATATATAAAACGGTGCTCATAGATCATTTTGTTAATAATCAAGGCAACGTTATGCAAAATTTTGGGTTAAGAATCCTAATTTTTATTCAATCTTTTGAAAAACTATAAGTTCATAAAGTACTTTGAAATCCAAATAAATCCATTAAAATCTCATGTCAAGAATCCTGattataaaaaagtctttgaaaataaatattttaaaatctcacaaaatcttttaaaatcttcataacttttttgctcaaaatagtctttcaaaatctcaatccaatacacctcCTTAACTTAGAATGAGAGATCAAGGTGTGTCGTTCTTGCTGTGAAGTGAATAGATAGATGCATTTGTGAAACTCGAATGCCAACATAAGGAGACTTTGATGATTTGTGAGTCTTGTCCATCTCATCTTAGTAATTTATTGTTAGCTGATGTTATGGGTATTGTGACTCGTCGAATCatcgttgtttttttttttggggtttcGACCctctttttattataaaaaaaaccagAGAGAAGTTATCTCCCTAACATTCTCAAAAGTATAGTGGCAATATGGGTCCATCTGTTTAACCCACTGTTTTATGCAGGCTCAATTGTGATTTTGAACTTAACCTCTGACTTAATTTGGTTTGTTCAGTTTAACTTTCTGAAAAATGAATTGCGTTAATCTCCAAGTTAGTTtattcaaaatatgaaattattttattgtttttaccGATTTGTGAATAACttaaaatcttttttaattgCTAATAAATGCAACAATAACATATGAACTTTTAAGATTCACgagaatgaaagaaaaaaatttgttttaaggTGACTTTTTGAACTTGACCACCTAGATAGACTGTTTTTATCCCTACTCAAATATCCTTCTATCCACTATTCTCTCgattattgtattatatatttttggttattttcaatattttgtgcGTAAAACAATTGCATAGTTCGTCTAATAAGTTAGCTTTACATTAATAAACATTTTCCACTATAATTGTGCTTTCAGTTGTAACGAAAATGATAAACATATTCCAATTCAAATTCACTTTGTTTCCtgttaaatattttaatcttgtgtccccatgagcttagatCAGCTGGTATATACATCGCATTTTATATGTATGAGTCAGTGTTCAAACTATGGGCACTCCTtagttttttaataatttcaaaGGAGGGCACGCGAGAAATAGCGGTGTGCGCGAAAAGAAAAggccaaaatattattatattagcCCAATAAATATGGGCCGGACTGGCTTATTGCTGCCTAATGAAAACCCGGATTGGCCCAATAAAAATTTGGATAAGTTATAAGCTTTCATTCACGTGTCTCTCAATAAACCCTAATTACTCAGAGTTGAGATTCCTGAGACcgtaaaaccctaaaattcccAAATTTCTTTCACCGGAACACAGAAAGAGAGAGATGGGGAGCGACGGCGAAGGTGAGAAATCGGCGCAGAAAGAGATTGAAAGGAAGAAGATTCTTGCGTTAGCTCCCATTGCAAAACCTCTTGCTGGGAAGAAGCTTTCCAAGAAAACACTCAAGCTTGTAAAAAGAGGTATCTACCTAATCTTTGAATCAGTGAAAATCGTTAACTTTAGTTATTATAGTCTCTAAGCATTTTAGTATTTCTGGGTTGATCGATGTAgtaagaaaaatcaaaactttacttTTACTTCAAAGCTGAATATGTATAAATGAATAAGGTTCTTATTGTATAACACATCAATGCTATGGAATGAAGTATGTGAAATTTTGTGCTTGATGTTAATATATTGAATGGCAAATTTTAGTTTGGTAACACTAGTGATTTTGTTAGTGTTAGTAGTAGTTGAACTTAGTATATGAGGTTATAAGAACTTCAGAAAAACAGTTTATGACATTGTTTAttagttgttttcagcttattttcttACGTTTTTAAAGACAGCTTATGAAATCGGCATATagcttatacaaaaacaatttaactttattttatattttgatattgaAATAGCCTATATGTAAGCACTTAACATGAGAAGCTTATATGTAAGCACTTATCATGATATTGAAATAGCTTATATGTAAGCACTTATCATGAGAAGCActtgtgctataagctgcagataagctgtttatccaaattGGGCCATATTTGCTGCTgatgtttatttgtttgttctgtaactgtattttttttcctagGAGAGAATGAATTGTTTTGACACTATCTCATACATACACGCATCTTATGTGACTGTATTAATCTATAACTTATGTGTGTTCTTTCAGCTGCTGAAAACAAGTGCATAAAGAGAGGGGTTAAGGAAGTGGTCAAAAGTATAAGGCGAGGTCAAAAAGGGTCAGTATTAAGCTTAAATTAGTTTGTTTACTATGGGCTTTAgaaacaattaattaatgttttcaGAGCTGTTGTTCTCATTTATCCTCTTTGAGAAAATGCACATAGTCTCGAGGATTATGTGAATTCCCAATTTTTATgttcttttgcttttgtttatGTAGAGTGTGTGTTATAGCTGGGAACATATCACCAATTGATGTCATCACTCATGTTCCTATTCTATGCGAAGAAGCTGATATTCCATATGTATATGTCCCATCTAAAGAAGTAAGTAACTAATTTTACCCTGAATCTTGATGCTTTTTACTTCATCTGttctaattttttgaataaaatctAAATGTTTCTTTGCTAAAGCAACATTTATTTTGTAATGGAGGAAGTATTTTTTAGTTAATATTATAGACtaagtgttttttttactatCTACACTTATTTCTTGAGTTTAATTTGATGCcatagttgtttttcttttaagatGTTTTCGCCATTAATAAGATTTTATTGGAGTACCGGTCAAAAGGTGTTGTGCTGCACAGTTTTGGTGGAACTTGAGTGCTTTTCTTCACTTATTCAGccaacatttatatttataataaaaagacTAATAATTATCAAGAATTAAGTGCATATGAATTgttcatttttcaaaaaaaattgaatgtgtTCCCTTCTTTAATGGATTGAATCATTTAGAGTATGTCATTCCTTAAGAGATAAACTTTCAATTTAGATGCATCATTTATAACCATCTTATAGAACTGTAATATGAAGGAAATAGCACagtttatagagaaaaaaaaattcatttttgctTCTGCAACCTACACACAAGCatggactttttttttatgaaattgttATGCTTGAAAAAAGCTGCTATTCCATAATTTGGTTTCATATATGTTgagaataataaatttaattgcTCTAGTTCTTGAAATTTCATATACTAAATTATTAAGATCTTTTTTCCAGGACCTTGCAACTGCAGGAGCAACAAAGAGGCCTACATGTTGTGTTTTAGTGATGACCAAACCTTCAAAGGGAGAACTAGCTCAAGAGGCACAAGAAAAACTAAAGTCAGAGTACGATGAAGTTGCATCTGATATTACTGAGCTTACAACTTCACTTTTTTGAAGCAAACACAATGTATCTGTACTGTTGTTAGCTACAATGGATTAACATATTGGCAATGTACCTTGCAATCATTTTGATCTATGGATAATGTGATCTTTCTATTTCCTTATTATAAAGGTTGTTGCTTGCTTATCTTTTTTATCAGTCTACTGATGTTTGAATGTAATGCTCAATTCTAATTATTAATGCGAGCTTAAAAAATGATAATTCAAGTCAAAAGagtaaaaattctaaaatatttttctattgtcaaaagaaaaactgtaattttttgttttgtaccATGTTTATTTCTGAAACAAGACAACAGAGTCATTATTAGGAATTATGTTTTGAGTATTTAAAGTGATCTTTCTATTTCCTTATTATAAAGGTTGTTGCTTGCTTATCTTTTTTATCAGTCTACTGATGTTTGAATGTAATGCTCAATTCTAATTATTAATGCGAGCTTAAAAAATGATAATTCAAGTCAAAAGagtaaaaattctaaaatatttttctattgtcaaaagaaaaactgtaattttttgttttgtaccATGTTTATTTCTGAAACAAGACAACAGAGTCATTATTAGGAATTATGTTTTGAGTATTTAAAGCAAATTAGTGTTTCTTTGACATACAAATGTGACATTTTCcctttttacttattttttggCAATTCTTTAGTTTGGTTGGGGTggatttaataataaaataacccAGCAAGAAACATTGGTTGCTTGTTTGCTATATTTTATAATGTATAGCCTATGGCTAAGGCTTTGAGGAAAAAATAAACACTTGCGCTAAGGtgagataaaataaattgataaaaaaaaagtttttttttactaaaaataagaTATTCATTCAAATCAATAGTTTGCAAATCTGTGACTACGCAGAAAGGTGATTTTGGTGGTACAAAACCGTCACCACTATCCCTAGGACGAATTAAGTTAGAGAGAAGTTAAGTTAAATTTTTTCTCACTAAAAACTTAAGCTTGGCGAGGAAATAGCAAAGATTATGATTTGTAAATATTAAAAGTTTTGTGGTACAAAATTATaggttttattaattttaaataaaataagaacattttattttctaaaaaatcagaaattaattttttatcaaaattaaaaaatagttgAAAGTAGCATCATCAAAACTTCCAGCATGAAAAATGCCAGACAGCAACACTGCCCCAAAACAGCTGCCGAGCAACCACGCAGATTCACTGCAATAACTTATTACTACCAGGTCCCCATCTCCACGGCACGGCAACCCCTTGTTACATCTGTGTATCTAAAACCATACCCATGGGATATATTGATTAGAAAAAACACTGGATATATGGGTTCAAACTAATGAAATCTGATTATGTGAATATTTCATCATGTGGATGGATTATTTTGCCAGCACAAAGATATTAACAAGCTTATATATTGAGTAAACGTATTGGCTCGTTTACACTTATTACTTATATCAGCACAAAGATATGAGTTATATGTTACATCTTAGTGAATGTCAATATATACCCATCAGCGCGCCTAAGGTTGTTCACTACTGCTTCATGTTATGCAGAACGGCAACTGTTTACAGAAGCCTTTTAGCTATACTGATGAGGAATTCTCATAAATGGTaattacaaaaaacaaaatagacaCACGTTATTTTTTAGATGTCAAACCCTTGAACAAGAGCACACCAACAGCACCAATGGCCAGAGTCAGAACCAGGGGGATGGCAACAGATTCAACTTCACGCACACTGCCTGCCTGGTCTGTTCTTCCCAGCCGCGATCTTTCTCCGAAGTATTCATGCATAAGATTGCTCAGAGTGTCTAGTTGATGCATGATTTGACGCTGTCCTCGAGCAACAAGTAATACCTATTGGGGGACGGGGGAAGGAACAGTGCATCATGGTCAAAGTAATGTTCAATTCTGTATTTAATCCAATACGGCAATACCACACTTATTGTCACGTGAATTCAAAATGAGAGGATATATCACCTACCTCTTCCATCAGGGGAGACTCTCTAACCAGTTGAGAGGAAGATGTAGAATGAGGAAGCAATGATCCAGCAGTTAATGAACCATTGCCTAATCCAGTAATAAAGAGAGAAGTGGGGACAGAGCCATTGCAGGCCTCAGCCTGTGAAGCCAAGTTTTGTTGACTGGCTGAAACTTTTTTGACGTCAAACTTTGAATTCAGCTCTTCAATACGGGAGGTGAACTCGTCCATTCTTTCATTTAGTGTGGAAATTTGATCAGAAAGTTGAATGATAACTACCTGTTAGCTTAAAAGCAAATATCAGTGGCTGAATCACTCAAATGAATAGGAAaataaacagaaaataaaacctTTAGTCAGACACCTATCAATTGTAGCACCTTCTCTAAGCCAAAATaatgcataaataaatttcCTCGAAAGTTGAATATAAACATGCTCCCATTCTCTAAGTTTATTGCCAATATGCAGTGGAATTGCATCTCAATATTCTTTCAACATTTCTATCTACTACAGACTCAGCAGTAGCTTTTCTATGTTCCATAAAATAAGAAAGATGGGTAATACATCAATGAATGAGGTAGCTAAATTGATTGTCAGTGTATGACTTCTTAtaacaaatactccctccgtcccaaattataagggaaaataaaaaaatcacacttattaagaaaaagtaaaacatgagaatttgaagtatgtttttgtgggttttacttggaataagttgcataggaagatgtaaaaacaatttttattggttgttgtttattgagaaaatgagagagagaagaaattaaatgcaatttgcatttaattttatgaaaataaggaaaaaaaacattcttgaaaatgatttttctcttataatttgggacaaaaaaaatgggcttttttcccttatagtaatttgggacggagggagtatatcttACTTGGTTGGCCATCTGAGCAGGTGATTCTAGAGCTCTCCCATTAAAACTTCTGTTATTTATAGCAAGTTTAGTCAACTTAGGTAGCATCTTGTCCCTTTGATTTGAATATGACTGTGAAACACCACTGCAGG encodes:
- the LOC123923829 gene encoding H/ACA ribonucleoprotein complex subunit 2-like protein, yielding MGSDGEGEKSAQKEIERKKILALAPIAKPLAGKKLSKKTLKLVKRAAENKCIKRGVKEVVKSIRRGQKGVCVIAGNISPIDVITHVPILCEEADIPYVYVPSKEDLATAGATKRPTCCVLVMTKPSKGELAQEAQEKLKSEYDEVASDITELTTSLF